Proteins co-encoded in one Pyxidicoccus xibeiensis genomic window:
- a CDS encoding citrate synthase family protein, with protein MSRSKGGHSPSRIDAQREEELVPAAEAAALLGVKRATLYTYVSRGLVRCVPERGTKEHRYVRSDLERLKARHDARAGHAAVASGALRWGEPVIDSSVSRVGAEGLAYRGHSAVGLVAEGRGFEDVAELLWTGALPARDTRWPAPELPFPPSELARLLPRGTRPVAALAALVPLLGVRDPVRFAAPAEGEKARARRLLRHLAAWACVASAPGRVARALKEETVAASLAYGWGMEVKRAPEMLNQALVLCADHELNVSTFAARVTASSGADLYACVSAALAALSGPKHGGACDRVEALLAEVGRPERAAEVVYERLRRGEAVMGFGHPLYPEGDPRTPPLMEAARAVRPEATGVKVARAVLEVMRDAGHPPPTVDFGLVMLAQALGLPPGAGATLFAVGRAAGWVAHVLEQREQGHLLRPRARYVERSLPVG; from the coding sequence ATGAGCAGGAGCAAGGGCGGTCACTCTCCATCTCGAATCGACGCTCAACGTGAGGAGGAGCTGGTGCCCGCGGCGGAGGCGGCGGCGCTGCTGGGGGTGAAGCGGGCGACGCTCTACACGTACGTGAGCCGGGGGCTCGTGCGCTGCGTGCCGGAGCGGGGGACGAAGGAGCACCGCTACGTGCGCTCGGACCTGGAGCGGCTGAAGGCGCGGCACGATGCCCGGGCGGGACATGCGGCGGTGGCCTCGGGAGCGCTGCGGTGGGGCGAGCCGGTCATCGACTCCTCGGTGTCGCGCGTGGGTGCGGAGGGGCTGGCGTACCGGGGGCACTCGGCGGTGGGGCTGGTGGCGGAGGGGCGCGGCTTCGAGGACGTGGCGGAGCTGCTGTGGACGGGGGCGCTGCCCGCGCGGGACACGCGGTGGCCGGCGCCGGAGCTGCCCTTCCCTCCATCGGAGCTGGCGAGGCTGCTGCCGCGAGGCACACGTCCGGTGGCGGCGCTGGCGGCGCTGGTGCCGCTGCTGGGCGTGAGAGACCCCGTGCGCTTCGCGGCTCCCGCCGAGGGAGAGAAGGCCCGGGCCCGCCGGCTGCTGCGGCACCTGGCGGCATGGGCGTGCGTGGCATCGGCACCGGGGCGGGTGGCGCGAGCGCTGAAGGAGGAGACGGTGGCGGCGTCGCTGGCGTACGGGTGGGGCATGGAGGTGAAGCGCGCGCCGGAGATGCTGAACCAGGCGCTCGTGCTGTGCGCGGACCACGAGCTCAACGTGTCGACGTTCGCGGCGCGGGTGACGGCGTCGTCGGGAGCGGACCTCTATGCGTGTGTGAGCGCGGCGCTCGCGGCGCTCTCCGGGCCGAAGCACGGCGGGGCCTGCGACAGGGTGGAGGCGCTGCTGGCGGAGGTGGGGCGGCCGGAGCGCGCGGCGGAGGTGGTGTACGAGCGGCTGAGGCGGGGTGAGGCGGTGATGGGCTTCGGCCACCCGCTGTACCCGGAGGGGGACCCGAGGACTCCGCCACTGATGGAGGCGGCGCGGGCGGTGCGGCCGGAGGCGACGGGGGTGAAGGTGGCGCGAGCGGTGCTGGAGGTGATGCGGGACGCGGGGCACCCGCCGCCGACGGTGGACTTCGGGCTCGTCATGCTGGCGCAGGCGCTGGGGTTGCCGCCGGGAGCCGGAGCCACGCTGTTCGCCGTGGGACGCGCGGCGGGCTGGGTGGCGCACGTGCTGGAGCAGCGCGAGCAGGGCCACCTGCTGCGCCCCCGGGCCCGCTACGTCGAGCGCTCACTTCCCGTAGGATGA